In Mucilaginibacter boryungensis, a single window of DNA contains:
- the gcvT gene encoding glycine cleavage system aminomethyltransferase GcvT produces MKNTALTDTHIKLGAKMVPFAGYNMPVQYNGINAEHETVRKAVGVFDVSHMGEFILKGDKALDLIQKVSSNDASKLYDGKVQYACLPNNTGGIVDDLLVYRIDDKTYMLVVNASNIEKDWNWISQHNTFGVDMKDISNRTSLLAVQGPKAAEALQSLTDTDLGSMEYYTFKKGKFAGIDNVLISATGYTGAGGFELYVENEHAQQLWDAVFKAGEAFGIKPIGLGARDTLRLEMGFCLYGNDIDDNTSPLEAGLGWVTKFSKDFVNSAALQQQKNEGVKQKLIGFEMIDRGIPRHDYQIVDADGNNIGRVTSGTQSPSLQKAIGMGYVKNEFAKEGSEIFILIRDNKIKAKVVKPPFK; encoded by the coding sequence ATGAAGAATACCGCATTAACCGATACACACATTAAACTGGGCGCTAAAATGGTGCCTTTTGCTGGTTACAATATGCCTGTGCAATATAACGGCATCAACGCCGAGCACGAAACCGTACGCAAAGCCGTTGGCGTGTTTGACGTAAGTCATATGGGCGAGTTTATCCTGAAGGGTGATAAAGCCTTAGACCTGATCCAAAAAGTTAGCAGTAACGATGCATCGAAACTGTACGATGGCAAGGTACAATACGCGTGCCTGCCAAATAACACCGGTGGCATTGTTGATGACCTGCTGGTTTATCGCATAGATGATAAAACCTATATGCTGGTAGTCAACGCGTCGAACATTGAAAAGGACTGGAACTGGATAAGTCAGCATAACACTTTTGGTGTAGATATGAAAGATATATCCAACCGCACTTCGTTACTGGCTGTACAGGGCCCTAAAGCAGCCGAGGCGCTTCAAAGCCTGACCGATACCGATCTTGGATCGATGGAGTACTACACCTTTAAAAAGGGCAAATTTGCGGGCATTGATAACGTACTGATCTCTGCAACCGGTTATACCGGCGCGGGCGGCTTTGAGTTATATGTAGAAAACGAACATGCGCAGCAATTATGGGATGCCGTTTTTAAGGCTGGCGAAGCCTTTGGTATTAAGCCAATTGGTTTGGGCGCGCGCGACACCCTGCGTTTGGAAATGGGCTTTTGTTTATACGGCAACGATATTGATGATAATACATCGCCATTAGAAGCCGGCCTGGGATGGGTAACCAAATTCAGTAAGGATTTTGTGAACAGTGCTGCCTTGCAACAGCAAAAAAACGAAGGCGTAAAACAAAAGCTGATAGGTTTTGAAATGATAGACCGTGGGATACCACGACATGATTACCAGATAGTTGACGCCGATGGGAATAACATTGGCCGGGTAACCTCGGGTACGCAATCGCCATCGTTGCAAAAAGCCATTGGCATGGGTTATGTAAAAAATGAATTTGCTAAGGAAGGATCGGAAATATTTATCCTTATCCGCGATAATAAAATTAAAGCCAAAGTGGTGAAACCGCCATTTAAATAA